DNA sequence from the Pungitius pungitius chromosome 3, fPunPun2.1, whole genome shotgun sequence genome:
GTTCTCTGACTCGTGCAGACAGACAGCCACCTGAAGCATTTCCTTCACATCATCGAGGACAAGCCCGTGTACCCGGTCATCTACGACAGCAACGGCGTCGTCCTGTCCATGCCGCCCATCATCAACGGTGAGGAGCGTCTCCGCCTCCGCGTGTGTGGATGCTCGACCTGTACAGCGACCTGAAGATGGGAATGATGTGACCCACAGACGTGTTACAGCTGTAACTCATTAGCTCGCACACATCACATAGTTGCAGTCTTTTTAAACCCaaaggttaaaaataaacaaactttaAAAGTTGACGTGAAAATACAAACTTTAGAATACCAGACCATGAAATCCCTGATGTTATGAAATTaaacatctgttttgtttttttcccaggtgACCATTCAAAAATCACCCTGCAGACGAAGAACGTCTTCATCGAGTGCACGGCCACAGACGTGACGAAGGTACGGCCGAGAGGAGAAGCGCTCAAATCCACCAGAGACTCGTGACTTGAACTCTGCTCCTCTTGTTCCCCGCAGGCAAAGATCGTGTTGGACATGATGGTGACCATGTTCAGCGAGTATTGCTCGCAGCCTTTCACGTAAGTCACGGCTTGTCGTTTCCGTGGAGACGGCGAGCGCTGCTGCCCGGCTCTCTGTGGTCTGAAAACCTTTTTCACATCAAGCCTTTTTGCTTTGTGGATTTTGTTTGTGGCCCAGCATTGACCAACTCTAAATAGTAATAATTACTAAATAATATTATCCTCCACTATTAAGGTTTGGTGACCTATGTCTAAGATACCGGTTCATGTTCTTCATATTAAGTGgtgcacatccactgaggaatGAGAGTCATTACAGTTTATTGCAGGATTTGTTCTTCTGCCTCGTGCTCTTTCAGGGTGGAGGAGGCTGAGGTGGTGTATCCAGATGGCAAGACCTGCAAATATCCAGTAATGTATTCCCTACGACCACATTGTGTTGCTCTTTTTTCAGATGTATATTGCAGAATGTCATCGCTGCAAAATAATGACTTTTAACTCAAACATTCAACTAAACAGGAAGAGCATAAAACTTTAGTTTTATCTTGTAGTTAATTACATCAATTACTGCAGTAATATACTTCAATGTGTTTCCTCCCTTCTGCTAGTTTGTTGCTATGACAACTCTCTGAGTAAAATGGAACGATCAAGTTCTGAGTCAACAATGACATTACAAATGCAAAAGGAAGAGACAAATAATTCCTTCTTCTGTCTCCTGACgctctgctgctgtttcccGGTCTGTTTTGTAGGAGCTGGCTTACAGGAAGGAGAAGTTGTCCAGCGAGTTCATCAACAGGAAAGTTGGCATCAAGTGAGTGATTTGAACCTGTATCGTATAAACGATTTATAAAGAGCCTGCAGGTAgatgtttaacaaaaaaacacgttCCTGTGCCACCTTACTCTCCGAAAAAAACTTTTTGTGACGTGATAATTTCCATCATCAACGAGTAAAAAGCCATTAAACACACGCCGTCACGCCGCCACCCGTCTCCTCCTGTCAGCGTCTCCTCCTGTCAGCGTCTCCTCCTGTCAGCGTCTCCTCCTGTCAGCGTCTCCTCCTGTCAGCGTCTCCTCCTGTCAGCGTCTCCTTGGCGACGGGATGCGTCCCACTTTCCTTCTAACGGGGCGCTCCTTCCCACAGCGAGTCGACTGAGACGCTCGCCCGGCTGCTGACCAAGATGTGCCTCCGCTCCGAGGTCACGGGGGTCGGCGACGAGATCGAAGTCGAGATCCCGCCCACGCGCTCCGACGTCATCCACGCCTGTGACATCATGGAGGACGCCGCCATGGCCTTCGGATTCAACAACATCCCGTACACCACGCCGCTCACCTACACCGTCGCACACCAGGTGGGCCTCTTCTCCTGCGCGGTGTGacgcgtgtgtttttgtgtggctaaacgacgtgtttttttttttcctcagctcCCGGTGAATAAGCTGACGGAGCTGCTGCGGCAGGAACTCGCCGCTGCAGGATTCACGGAGGCTCTCACCTTTGCCCTGGtaagaagacgacgacgacgacacaGAGACGCGTGTTTGTGATGGGAAGCAACAACACAGGCTTCCTGTTTACGAATGAAAAGCTGGTTTCTCTTTTCCTGCTACAGCCATGTTCCGTTTAGCTCAcggcggctaacgttagcacggCTACATTACAGCCATTACCAAGCTCTCTAACTTTAGGACTGTGCTCACCAGGTGTCAGTGATACGGGTTTGTTGATtaaatgcatgcaaacattaGAGTTTAACATTATCCCTTaacccccctcccgcccccctgtCTGTAGTGTTCTAAAGAAGATATAGCAGACAAGCTGGGGAAGAAGATCTCAGAGACCAGGGCGGTTCACATCGCCAACCCCAAGACAGCCGAGTTCCAGGTAAAGAAGAATATAAATAACTCTACGAAGCTTTAAGTTGTTAAATGTCCAGCAGTAATGTTGCCTCAGCAGAGTTATTTAAACCTGGAAAATGAATCCAATTGTTCATTTTAGAGCCTAAAAGGGATCACTTAAACACCCAGATCAATAGAAgagttttacttttttcatttaatcttcaCATTACCCATACTTTTGTTAAGTTATATTACATTTCTCTATGCACAAATTTCAATAAAAAACTGGATGAAAAAATTGAACAGCTCACAATAAGGGTGACATCCACGCAGGGCTGTTTTTAAAAGTCAACACGGACACGAGGGGAACTCTCCTGAGTCGTGGTGTTATTTCCCCACTGGGGGGCGCCCTTGTCCTCTCTGGGGGGGAAAACTCCAGCGTCACCTCAGTTTTATCTCCACCAGGTGGCGCGCACCACCTTGCTGCCCGGCCTGCTGAAAACCATAGCAGCAAACAGGAAGATGCCCCTTCCCCTCAAGCTGTTCGAGATATCCGACGTGGTGCTGAAGGACGAGACCAAAGGTGGGCGTCTGCGTCGGGCTCAAACGCTCGCAACCGATTGGCCGCTGCGTGACAGCAGCTGGTGATGATGCAATCCGAGAGCTCTGAAACCCTCTgaaaaatatgtaatatatgTTTGAATAATAACCTGGACGGACTTGATTCACTTGAATAAtcgctcctccctccccccccccccggctagATGTCGGGGCGAGGAACAGCCGGCGTTTCTGCGCCGTTTACTACAACAAGAGCCCGGGCTTCGAGGTGATCCACGGCCTGCTGGACCGGACcatgcagctgctggaggagaagtcGGCCCGCGGGGACGGGTACCACATCCAGGCCGCCGAgggtaaggagggggggggtacttcAGAGCAAACGTCAATTTGTAAATAGTGTTGATTTTGCTTTGAAACAACCGTAAATGTGGCTCAATAATCGGCCATTTCTACCCAGTGACGTCACGCCGGGAGCGATTTTCTGAATCATAAATAATCCATAAAAAGCTGCTCCACTTTGTACAAAGCTCTCGGGTCATGAAGCCTCCAcgttctcctcctgcttctggAAGAAACTATTACAACATGTGGCCGAGTACATCATTCTAAAATGGAACTCTCCAAAGACAACAGATTCGATTTAGTACCCATTTAAACCGGAGCCATTACTGGGTTTCTGTGACGGCTGTGGATCACCACTCCAAAACCAGAGCGTCTTAAGAGGTTTTTTACTGGGAGAAATCAGGGAAGTTTACTAATGGACATCTTTTATTGTACAACGTGTTGGACAACTTGTTGTAAGATGGTTTCATCTGATGAGAGACCACTTGAAAGAGACGCACTTCAGGCCGAGGACTCGTTCCCGGTGGGGTCATGTGacctgcgggggaggggggggctggtgtCTCGTCTTTCGGCTGCATCTCCTCGCCATGCATGCTCCCAAGGTCATTCACACCGCGAATCAATGGGCTCAAGTATCTGTTTATCAGGGAAGGAAGGATGGGAGAGTGTGGAGACGGGAGGCACGTCACCCACTGCAGTGCAGcgaggctgccccccccccccgtccatctTCGGGGCACCGTTAGACCCCCCCTAGATGCCCAGCGCGTCTTTAACCCCATTACATGGTCGTTTTTATCAGGATGTGCACAGAAGCCTCGCCGTGACTCTCGGCTGACGTGTGAGCTGAGTCACCTCCACTCagcatccgggggggggggggggggggaggagggaggggctgAAACAGGGAGCCAGGGGATCAGTAGTGGAGGAAGAGACCACTTAAGAGACAGACGCCCGTGCCTATTGATACATGCAGGagttagagaggggggggagggtcgaGTGTAGGACTTTCATTGACGACTGGTTATTTAAGATGTACCGGAGCTATTTAtatggttgccatggcagcctGCTCACGGTACCGGGAGGTGACGCGTTGCACAGAAACGCTTGCGGCCGGTTTGCATCGCGCCCAACGGAAAAGGAACCGATCCACCCGCAGTGACCCGTTGGCAAGGCAGCGTGGGAAGGAGCAGTGCACCATGGGAGAATGGCATGTCTCCGCGTGTttgtggaggagggggcgggtgttgtcatggcaaccgcTTGTATCTTGCGAAATCTCTGACCGGGGATTTTGGGGCTGCGCTTTAAATTGCATCCGTGCCGGAGGGAGCTCAACTCAAGGAGCAAGAAAGACAAGAGAGACATCGATGTCCTCTGTCtttaaaaagtccaaaatgTCCATTTGTAATGTGCAGCTACGGGGAGACATGATGCAGGaagcactcggggggggggggaacagatggCGCGTTGGATAGTGACACACTGCTCGGGAAGAGGTTTGGTCAGAATATAAAAGGATGATTCAACGAGGACGTGTAGTGCGAGCTCACTAAGTAGctacaatatttaatttcacGTACTTAAAGAACtaatgatttccccccccccctctcagattCCACCTTTTTCCCCGGTCGCTGCGCGGAGATCTTCGTCCGCGGGACGAGCGTCGGGCGCCTCGGCGTCCTCCACCCCGACGTGGTCGCCCGCTTCGAGCTGACGATGCCCTGCTCCGCCCTGGAGATGGACGTGGAGCCCTTCCTGTGACCTCGCCTTCCTAAACGCAAAAATACCCCCAGAAAAACATGAGCTAAAATGCTAGCGGGCGCCGTTGTGTTTTAAATACTTCTGAATGATTAAAGATGGACGCCCCCAGCCGTGTTTGTGACGTGAATGCTttccccgaggggggggggggggggggtggtgcatgggggggggttggtgcatgGGAATGGAGCTCCGTGACTCATTACCTGTTGCGTTGGTTCTTCCAGTGGCCACAGCGTCGAAGTCCAGCTCACACACGACGTCCCCACGCAGGAAGCCGCCGCGCacggggcctcctcctcctcgccccccccgccggctTCCACGCGGACCGCGTTCGGGGACGTGAGCGCGGCGGCCGGCCTCAAGGCGCTCGACGACTTCCTGGCGGACAAGAGCTACGTCGAGGGCTACGCGGCGTCCCAGGCGGACGTGGCGTTGTTCGACGCCATccccgccgcccccgcccccggctTCTGCCACCTGGCGCGCTGGTACTCCCACATCAAGTCCTTCCACGGGGAGAGAGACCGCCTCCCGTTGGCCAAGACCCAGTTCGTCCTGGCGGCGGAGGACGACTTGGACCT
Encoded proteins:
- the farsb gene encoding phenylalanine--tRNA ligase beta subunit — encoded protein: MPTVGVKRDLLFTALGRTYTDEEFDELCFEYGLELDEITSEKEIISREQGGSKASGASDVILYKIDVPANRYDLLCLEGLVRGLQVFMNKMEAPRYRRVRPVSGGPQQLIITKETAAVRPHAVAAVLRNITFTQERYDSFIELQDKLHQNVCRKRSLVAIGTHDLDTICGPFIYTAKPPGDISFKPLNQTKEYTATQLMSLYKTDSHLKHFLHIIEDKPVYPVIYDSNGVVLSMPPIINGDHSKITLQTKNVFIECTATDVTKAKIVLDMMVTMFSEYCSQPFTVEEAEVVYPDGKTCKYPELAYRKEKLSSEFINRKVGINESTETLARLLTKMCLRSEVTGVGDEIEVEIPPTRSDVIHACDIMEDAAMAFGFNNIPYTTPLTYTVAHQLPVNKLTELLRQELAAAGFTEALTFALCSKEDIADKLGKKISETRAVHIANPKTAEFQVARTTLLPGLLKTIAANRKMPLPLKLFEISDVVLKDETKDVGARNSRRFCAVYYNKSPGFEVIHGLLDRTMQLLEEKSARGDGYHIQAAEDSTFFPGRCAEIFVRGTSVGRLGVLHPDVVARFELTMPCSALEMDVEPFLGHSVEVQLTHDVPTQEAAAHGASSSSPPPPASTRTAFGDVSAAAGLKALDDFLADKSYVEGYAASQADVALFDAIPAAPAPGFCHLARWYSHIKSFHGERDRLPLAKTQFVLAAEDDLDLFGSDDEAEEQRLAQYAARKSKKPAPLAKSSILLDVKPWDDETDLAQLEALVRGVAMDGLLWGRSQLVAVGYGIKKLQIGCVVEDDKVGTDLLEEAITAFSDHVQSVDVASFNKI